The following proteins are encoded in a genomic region of Thiomonas sp. X19:
- a CDS encoding multidrug efflux SMR transporter, giving the protein MHWTYLAIAIVTEVIATSALKATAGFTRFAPAIVVALGYGVSFYFLALVLRTIPVGLTYAIWSGVGMVLISLIGFVVYRQTLDAAAIAGIALIVAGVLVINLFSRSMPH; this is encoded by the coding sequence ATGCACTGGACCTATCTCGCCATCGCCATCGTCACCGAGGTCATCGCCACCTCGGCGCTCAAGGCCACCGCCGGCTTCACCCGCTTCGCCCCCGCCATCGTCGTGGCGTTGGGCTATGGCGTGTCGTTCTACTTCCTGGCGCTGGTCCTGCGCACCATTCCCGTGGGTCTCACCTATGCCATCTGGTCGGGCGTGGGCATGGTGCTGATTTCCCTGATCGGCTTCGTGGTGTACCGCCAGACCCTGGATGCGGCGGCCATCGCCGGCATCGCGCTGATCGTCGCCGGCGTGCTGGTGATCAACCTGTTCTCGCGTTCCATGCCGCACTGA
- a CDS encoding BMP family ABC transporter substrate-binding protein: protein MQRALGDAVRSRHVANVPEGPDAERVVRELARQGEQLIFTTSFGYMESVLRVARDYPGTRFEQCSGYKLAANVGAYNGRFYQGRYLAGMVAGHMSLQGRPKGEFPPGGTARSAQGVESVLQGRPKGEFPPGGTARSAQGVESSRRGVAGMVASFPIPEVIQGINAFTLGMRAVNPEARMKVVWANTWYDPGREADAARALIAQGAEVLTHHTNSPAAVQVAQEEGRWAVGYCSDEAQFGPRAQLTAVTLHWGDFYVGTVREALAGRWKPDNVWGGMGQGFVRLAPFLPAVPEAVRRQVLARQRDIAQGRFQPFSGRILDNRGGVMLDGGAMSDAQIQAMNRYVMGVDGELPRA, encoded by the coding sequence ATGCAGCGGGCGCTGGGCGATGCCGTGCGCAGCCGCCACGTGGCCAACGTGCCCGAGGGGCCGGACGCCGAGCGCGTGGTGCGCGAGCTGGCGCGCCAGGGCGAGCAGCTTATCTTCACCACCAGCTTCGGCTATATGGAGTCCGTGCTGCGCGTCGCGCGCGACTACCCTGGCACCCGCTTCGAGCAATGCTCAGGCTACAAGCTCGCCGCCAACGTCGGCGCCTACAACGGCCGCTTCTACCAGGGCCGCTACCTGGCAGGCATGGTGGCCGGGCACATGAGCCTGCAGGGCCGCCCCAAAGGCGAATTCCCTCCAGGAGGGACGGCGCGCAGCGCCCAGGGAGTCGAGTCCGTCCTGCAGGGCCGCCCCAAAGGCGAATTCCCTCCAGGAGGGACGGCGCGCAGCGCCCAGGGAGTCGAGTCCAGCAGGCGCGGCGTGGCCGGCATGGTGGCGTCGTTTCCCATTCCCGAAGTCATCCAGGGCATCAACGCCTTCACGCTGGGCATGCGCGCCGTCAACCCCGAGGCGCGCATGAAGGTGGTGTGGGCGAACACCTGGTACGACCCCGGCCGCGAGGCCGACGCGGCGCGCGCGCTGATCGCCCAGGGCGCGGAGGTGCTGACCCACCACACCAACTCCCCGGCCGCCGTGCAGGTGGCGCAGGAGGAGGGCCGCTGGGCGGTGGGCTATTGCAGCGACGAGGCGCAGTTCGGCCCGCGCGCCCAGCTCACCGCCGTCACCCTGCACTGGGGCGACTTCTACGTGGGCACGGTGCGCGAGGCGCTGGCGGGGCGCTGGAAGCCGGACAACGTCTGGGGCGGGATGGGCCAGGGCTTCGTGCGCCTGGCGCCGTTCCTTCCGGCAGTGCCCGAGGCCGTGCGGCGGCAGGTGCTGGCACGCCAGCGCGACATCGCCCAGGGCCGCTTCCAGCCCTTCTCGGGCCGCATCCTGGACAACCGCGGCGGCGTGATGCTCGACGGCGGAGCCATGAGCGATGCGCAGATCCAGGCGATGAACCGCTACGTGATGGGCGTGGACGGCGAGCTTCCGCGCGCCTGA
- a CDS encoding DUF1841 family protein has protein sequence MFNPSKDEVRLFFTDAWRRHREGSVLTPLELIAAQWMGQHPEYHDDLAAPDAQERDYAVEQGRTNPFLHLSMHLSITEQVSIDQPPGIKQAFQLLAVKLGEHEAQHAVMECLGEMLWTAQRSGLPPDGEAYVDCVRRRATRG, from the coding sequence ATGTTCAACCCCAGCAAGGACGAGGTCCGCCTGTTTTTCACCGATGCCTGGCGCCGCCACCGCGAGGGCAGCGTGCTCACGCCGCTGGAACTCATCGCCGCGCAATGGATGGGGCAGCACCCCGAATACCACGACGATCTGGCCGCGCCCGACGCGCAGGAACGCGACTACGCGGTGGAGCAGGGTCGAACCAACCCCTTCCTGCATTTGTCGATGCATCTGTCGATCACCGAGCAGGTGTCCATCGACCAGCCGCCTGGCATCAAGCAGGCCTTTCAGCTGCTTGCCGTCAAGCTGGGCGAACACGAGGCCCAGCATGCGGTGATGGAATGCCTGGGCGAAATGCTGTGGACGGCGCAGCGCAGCGGCCTGCCGCCCGATGGCGAGGCCTATGTGGACTGCGTGCGCCGCCGCGCCACGCGCGGCTAG
- a CDS encoding malonic semialdehyde reductase, producing the protein MRTLNDEAQRLLFTEARTHNRFTAEPVPDALLRQLYDLMKWGPTSANCSPARIVFVKSPQAKARLAPCMSEGNRDKTLQAPVNVIVGMDMAFYDKLPELFPHNLTAKSWFEGKPEFIAATALRNSSLQGGYLILAARALGLDCGPMSGFDADAVNAAFFAGAAVKANFICNLGHGDPAGLFPRSPRLAFEQACRIA; encoded by the coding sequence ATGCGTACCCTGAATGATGAAGCCCAGCGCCTGCTGTTCACCGAGGCGCGCACCCACAACCGCTTCACCGCCGAGCCGGTTCCAGACGCCTTGTTGCGCCAGCTCTACGACCTGATGAAATGGGGTCCGACCTCGGCCAACTGCAGTCCCGCGCGCATCGTGTTCGTCAAGTCGCCGCAGGCCAAGGCCAGGCTCGCGCCCTGCATGAGCGAAGGCAACCGCGACAAAACCTTGCAGGCGCCGGTCAACGTCATCGTCGGCATGGACATGGCGTTCTACGACAAGCTGCCCGAGCTGTTTCCGCACAACCTCACGGCCAAGAGCTGGTTCGAGGGCAAGCCCGAATTCATCGCCGCCACGGCCCTGCGCAACTCCAGCCTGCAGGGCGGCTACCTCATCCTCGCCGCGCGCGCCCTCGGGCTGGACTGCGGGCCGATGAGCGGGTTCGATGCCGACGCGGTCAACGCCGCCTTTTTCGCCGGCGCCGCAGTGAAGGCCAACTTCATCTGCAACCTCGGCCACGGCGACCCGGCCGGCCTGTTCCCGCGCAGCCCGCGCCTGGCCTTCGAGCAGGCTTGCCGCATCGCCTGA